AGTTGTCTATTAAAGTGATGGAAGGTTATGCCACAAACGAGGCAGACCGGGAATTCCTGTCCTATACCGAGAAAGTGGATTGTGTGTTCCCGGACCTGGACCTGTCCTGGTACGGAGATAGAAGTGGAGAAATCAACGCAAAACCCGTCGGTGCTGGGGATGATCATGGCCGGCGGAAAGGGAGAGCGGCTTTACCCGCTGACTCGTGACCGGAGTAAGCCGGCCGTGCCCTTTGGCGGCCGCTTCCGGATCGTCGACTTTGTTCTGAGTAATTTCATCAACTCAGGCATCTATTCCCTGTATATCCTGGTGCAGTACAAGTCCCAATCGGTCATTGAGCATCTGCGTACAGGCTGGCGTTTGACGGGAATGCGGCGCGATCACTTTATTACGGTGGTGCCTCCGCAGATGCGCTGGGCGGATCAGATGTGGTACCGGGGAACCGCCGATGCGGTATTTCAGAACCTCAATGTCGTTCGCGAGTATTCGCCGGATATTGTGGCGGTTTTTGGTGCCGACCACATCTATCGCATGGATATCCGCCAAATGATCGAGTTTCACTTGAGCAAGGGGGCCGATGCCACGGTGGCTGCCTTGCCCGTGCCCATCGAAGATGCCACGGGTTATGGGATCGTGACTGCGGACGCAAACGGGCGGGTCACTGGATTCGACGAAAAGCCCAAGCACCCCCAAGCCATGCCCACGGATCCGGGGCGCGCCTATTCGTCCATGGGAAATTACCTTTTCAATACGGGGATGCTCATTGATGTGCTTATGGAGGATTCACAGCGCTCCACCGCACATGACTTCGGCAAGACCATTATTCCGGAGCTTTTCACCAGAGCGAATGTCTTTGCTTACAATTTCTTTGAAAACCAGATCCCGGGGCTGAATAGTTACGAAGAACCGGGTTATTGGCGGGATGTGGGTAATTTAGTCTCTTATTGGCACGCCAGTATGGATATTCTGGGCCGCCAGCCGGTCCTGGATCTGAACAATAGTCGTTGGCCTATTCTGGGCAGCGAATACATCGGTCCACCCACCCAGATTGACGGGGCGCGTCTGGAATCCGCGGCTTTTGGCAGCGGGAGCCGGGTTGAGGATGCCACAGTTAAACGTTCGATTCTGGGCTCCAAGGTGAGGGTGGAGCCCGGCGCGGTAATCGAGGACTCGGTAATTATGGATGATACGGTGGTCGGCCGGGGCGCTTGCGTGCGCAGGACCATTGTGGATCGATTTAACCAAATTGAGCCCGGTGCCCAGGTTTATGCCGGCGGAAGAGACGCAAATCGCTATCATGTTGACAGCTCGGGCATTGTAGTTGTGCCGCGCGGCCGCAGCGTTTTTGCAACTCAGGCCATACCCATGATCGGAGTCTGACGCAGTAGTGTAGATGAGCGTAACATTATTCCTTCCTTTGATTCTATTGGTCCTCATGGTCACAACCTCCGCCTTTTTTTCGGGGTCTGAGACCACTCTCTTCTCCCTTAGCCGGGTTCGAGTTGAAAAACTCTCCGAGGAAAAACGCGGCTTTGGCCCCTTAGCTGCGCGACTCCTGGATCATCCCTTGCGCCTTTTGGTTACGATTGTCATCGGAAATATGTTTTCGAATATTTTTGCCTCAGCCTTAGCGGCCCAAGTGGCGATTCAGGCTGTGGGGGATGCCGGACTGTTTCTTGCCATTCCTCTAATGACAGCGGTGATTGTGGTGTTTGGGGAAATCATACCTAAGACATTTGCTTTGTATCATAACGAATTTTTTGCTCGGATTGTGGCGCCTGTGCTTGCATTCTGGGCTACGCTGGTTTCTCCTCTGAGAAAGCTGCTCGGCCGGTTTGCCGAGCGGGTACTATCGGGCCTCGGAGAGTATTCCCAAGTTGAAAAAGCTCGCGTGACTGCTCAGGAGCTGCGTTCCGCAATTCCGTTTATCGGGAGTTCGGGAGTCCTGGCTAAGGAAGAAACCCAGCTCCTGCACAACATCTTCCGGTTCAGAGACAGGACTGTGGGGGATGTGATGCGTCCCTATGCAAAGCTGACTGCCTTTGACGTGAACACCCCGGCTCAGGAAATTGTGAAGGCCGTGCGGGAGCAACAATTTACGCGGATTCCGATGTTCGAAGACCGGCCCGAAAATGTGGTGGGGGTGCTTTATGTTAAGGATCTCTTGATTCACGGGGTTCAACTGGATCAGCCTGTGCGCAGGCTTTTGTTCCGGCCTCCATTTTTTGTTCCCGAAGCCATGGACGCGGGCCAGTTGTTTCGCAATATGGCTAATGGCAAGACTCACATGGCCCTGGTGGTCAATGAATACGGTTTGGTGACGGGTTTTGTCACCTTTGAGGATCTTCTGGAAGAAATTGTGGGTGATATCCACGATAAGGACAAATAATGTCCGTTATTATCGGATTCTTAATTATCGCGCTTTGCCTTTTTGTTCAAGGCTTTTTGTCTTCGACGGAGATGGCCGTCATTTCTTCCTCCAGACTCCGGATGTTGCACCGCAGTGAGCAGGGGGACAAACGGGCAAAGGTGGTCTTGGACCTGTTGGCCCATCCTGAAAAACTTCTCAGCACGACGCTTGTGGGAGTGAATCTTGCCGCTGTCACAGGGGCTTCTGTGGCTTCCGGACTGGCGGTCCGCGCCTTTGGAGACGGGGGCGCCATTATCGCCACCGTCATTATGGTGCCGCTGTTTGTGGTCTTTGGGGAAATCGTGCCCATGGGTTTCGCGCGCCAGCGTCCCAACCGGTACACCCTGCAGAATATCCCTGCTTTGATCTGGGCCTATCGCATCATGTATCCCCTGGTCAAGGTGGCGGCCGCGATTTCCGGGGGGGTGACTCGTTTGGCAAGGGCCGGTACCAAGCAGAAACCCTTCATGACCCGTGACGAACTTCGTATTTTGCTGGAAAACGAGGCGCGCACGGAAGGATTCACTCCGGATGAAGCGGAAATGGCCCGGGAAGTTTTGGATTTCGGCATTACGCAAGTGCGTTCAATCATGACTCCGCTCATTGATGTGGATGCCGCGGATTCCAGGCAGAAAGTGGGCGATCTTCTGGAGATTGTGCGTGCCAAGCGCCATAGCCGTATCCCCATCTATGAAGATCGCGTCGACAATATTACCGGGGTTGTCCACATCACGCACCTCTTGGGGGAGCCTGAGGACCGGCCCGTCCGGGAGCTCGCCAGGCGCCCCTACTATGTGGCTGAGGTGATGACCATTGACGACGTGCTCAACGCGTTTCAGAACAACCGGCGCAAGATGGCCATTGTGGTCAACGAGTACGGGGGTGCCTCGGGAGTGGTGACCCTGGAGGACATTATCGAAGAGATCGTGGGGGAGATCAGCGACGAGTACGATCCTGTGGAAAAACGGCGGATCCAGCGGCGCGGGGATGTCTACTTTGTGGATGGCAAAACTCCGGTATCCGAACTCAACGAGGAGCTGGATCTGGAACTGCCGGAGGACCGGGCGGAGACCATCGGGGGGCTTATGGTAGCGGCCTTGGGCAAAATGCCCCGGACCGGAGACCGGGTTGTGGTCGAGAAATGGGAGATTAGCGCAGAGGCTGCCACAAACCGTCTGGTCGAGAAGGTCAAGATCCGGCGCAAAGGGGCAAAATCCTGAGGATTGACAAACTTTGACATCAGCTCTGGGCGGAGATACAATCGCAGGGATAACCCCAATGGCTGTAACCATTCGGGTTAGGTGGAGGAAAAGGGGACATTAATGCGACGCGCCTACCTTAATCTTGCTCTATTGCTCAGTATGTCAGTAGCTCTTGCGGGCTGTGCTCCGGTCATTGTGGCCGGTGCTGCAGTTGGTGGTTATGCCGTGGGCAAGGACTCCATCCAGGGAGAGATCAGCGCTTCATACGAAAGCCTTTGGCAGGCCAGTGTTGCGATTGCAACGCATTACGCTGATGACGGTAAGCTGATTGAAGAAGACAGAGACCACGGCCGTATTGAGGCCAAAATGGGCTCGGCAAACCTGCGGATTTACTTGGAAGAGTTGACCGAAGGCACAATCAAGCTGAAGGTCAAGTCGCGGAGGTATCTCTTGCCGTATATGGAGCTTTCCGAGAGGGTCTTTGTAAAGATCCTGAACCGGCTTAAATAATGGCGTTGCTACCGGATCTACAGTTTTCAGTTATTTGCGATGACGTTCGCCGAGAAGACAACGGGAAGATGATGTTTCTCGGTCTTTTCGAAGTGATTGGCGCCGAGCGTTTTCCCGCAACCCACCCCACGCTATTTGTTGCCAACCGTTGGTGCAAGGGTGAAGGTGAGTTTGTTCAACGCACGCGATTGGTGAATTCCAAGGACAACACGACGATTGTGGAGAGCCCTGAAGTGAGCTTCAAGCTCAAGGACATGGACTCCCATCATACCGTCATTTCAAGGTTTGACCGCGTGACCTTTCCCAATCCCGGCAAGTACTGGGTTGAGGTTTTGCTGGCCGACGAGCTGATGAGGAATTATCCCATCCTACTGGTCGAGGGGAAAGACCCTTCCAAGAGGTAGGCTCGCAAACAGAACTGGGGGAGTTTTTTTGGCGAAGCGTATCCTATTGGTGGATGACCAGCTAAGCCTGGTGCAGTTGCTCTCGCGGTTATTGCAACGGCATGGGTACATCGTGTCCGCGGCCACGGACGGCAAGCAGGCTCTTGAGCGTCTGCGTTTGGAACAGCCGGACTTGATTTGTATGGATATCCGGATGCCCGGAATGGATGGGTATTCGGCCATGCGCGAAATCAAGAAGCGCCCGGCTCTCAAGGGCATACCCGTTGTTATTCTCACCTCGCATGCCCAGATGGAAGATCTCTTCGAAATGGAGGGGGCCGTGGACTACATCACCAAGCCCTTTGATGAATCGGATTTCTTGAGCCGGATCGCCAAGGCTTTGGGAACCGAACCGGCGAAATCCGCAGAACTCGAAGAACCTACCGAACCCGCAGATCAATGATTCACGTCTCTAATCTGGTCAAAGCCTTCCCCCGGGTAACAGCGGTGGACTCCCTGAGTTTTGATGTGTCCTCCCAGGAAGTGGTGGGCTTTTTGGGCCCCAACGGCGCGGGCAAGACCACCACGATGCGCATTCTCACCGGGTATCTCCCGGCCAGCGCAGGCGAGGCCACAATCTGCGGGCATGATGTCATCAAGAATTCCCTGGAAGTGCGAAGGCATATCGGCTATTTGCCCGAGAGCGTGCCGCTCTATACGGATATGAGGGTGAGGGAGTATTTGCGCTACCGCGCGGCGCTCAAGGGCGTGCCCCGCTCCAAATTGCGGGAGCAACTGAGCAGTGTGAGCGAGCGTTGCAGTCTGACGGAAGTGTACAATCGCGTGATTGGCCAGCTCTCCCGCGGTTACCGGCAGCGTGTGGGTTTGGCCGATGCTCTTTTGGGTTCTCCCGAAGTCCTCATACTGGACGAGCCCACGGTTGGATTGGATCCGAACCAGATCCGCCAGGTGCGCTCGCTGATTGCGGAGCTGGCAACCGAGCACACGGTTCTCCTTTCAAGCCATATCCTTCCGGAGGTCGAGGCCGTATGCCAGCGCGTCTTGATCTTGAACCGGGGCCGTTTGGTGGCTCAGGGCACGCCGCAGGAGTTGCGCGAGCGCTTCAAACAGGCGGCTCCTGTGCGGGTGGAGGTTCGCGTGGCCGATCCCGTCAAAGCAGCGGAGGAAATGGAGGCAGTGCCCGGGGTGGGGGCTGTGACAATTGAGTCGCGCGGAGAGTACAGTGTTTTCCGGGTCTTTTCAGAGAGCGGGGAGGATGTGCGGGGCGCTTTGTTCAAGCTGATTGTTCAGCGCAGCTGGGATTTGCGCGATTTGCACGCGGATCAGGCTTCACTCGAGGAGATCTTTGTGGAGATTACCCAATGACCCATGTCCCGATGCTGATCCGGCGCGAGCTGGCATCCTATTGGTTTTCACCCATTGCTTACGTGATTCTGGCCGTATTCATGGTCATCAACGGCTGGACTTTTTGGATCCTGACGACCGCGCTCAATAATCCGAGCTTTACCATGACCGGCTCGGTGATGCAGATCTTTTTCGGAGGCACCTTCTTCTTTTGGTTTTGTCTGATCTTGATTTGCCCGGCCATCACCATGCGCCTTTTTAGCGAAGAGAGAAGGCTCGGTACGATCGAAATGCTGATGACCGCTCCGGTGCGGGAGTGGGAGATTGTGATGGGGAAATTCCTCGGCGCGTGGATCTTCTATGCGCTCCTGTGGGCTCCCACTCTTTTCTATATGTTTGTGCTGCGCGCCCATACATCCGTGGACATGGGCCCGGTTTGGAGCGGGTATATCGGGACCCTGCTTGCGGGCGGAGTGTTGCTTTCCATCGGGGTGTTTGCCTCGGCCCTGACTTCCAATCAAATTGTCGCCGCTGTGGTTGCCTTTGCCGTGATCTTGCTCTTGTTTTCTTT
The sequence above is a segment of the Candidatus Omnitrophota bacterium genome. Coding sequences within it:
- a CDS encoding glucose-1-phosphate adenylyltransferase, with amino-acid sequence MAGGKGERLYPLTRDRSKPAVPFGGRFRIVDFVLSNFINSGIYSLYILVQYKSQSVIEHLRTGWRLTGMRRDHFITVVPPQMRWADQMWYRGTADAVFQNLNVVREYSPDIVAVFGADHIYRMDIRQMIEFHLSKGADATVAALPVPIEDATGYGIVTADANGRVTGFDEKPKHPQAMPTDPGRAYSSMGNYLFNTGMLIDVLMEDSQRSTAHDFGKTIIPELFTRANVFAYNFFENQIPGLNSYEEPGYWRDVGNLVSYWHASMDILGRQPVLDLNNSRWPILGSEYIGPPTQIDGARLESAAFGSGSRVEDATVKRSILGSKVRVEPGAVIEDSVIMDDTVVGRGACVRRTIVDRFNQIEPGAQVYAGGRDANRYHVDSSGIVVVPRGRSVFATQAIPMIGV
- a CDS encoding response regulator yields the protein MAKRILLVDDQLSLVQLLSRLLQRHGYIVSAATDGKQALERLRLEQPDLICMDIRMPGMDGYSAMREIKKRPALKGIPVVILTSHAQMEDLFEMEGAVDYITKPFDESDFLSRIAKALGTEPAKSAELEEPTEPADQ
- a CDS encoding DUF21 domain-containing protein codes for the protein MSVTLFLPLILLVLMVTTSAFFSGSETTLFSLSRVRVEKLSEEKRGFGPLAARLLDHPLRLLVTIVIGNMFSNIFASALAAQVAIQAVGDAGLFLAIPLMTAVIVVFGEIIPKTFALYHNEFFARIVAPVLAFWATLVSPLRKLLGRFAERVLSGLGEYSQVEKARVTAQELRSAIPFIGSSGVLAKEETQLLHNIFRFRDRTVGDVMRPYAKLTAFDVNTPAQEIVKAVREQQFTRIPMFEDRPENVVGVLYVKDLLIHGVQLDQPVRRLLFRPPFFVPEAMDAGQLFRNMANGKTHMALVVNEYGLVTGFVTFEDLLEEIVGDIHDKDK
- a CDS encoding ABC transporter permease; translated protein: MTHVPMLIRRELASYWFSPIAYVILAVFMVINGWTFWILTTALNNPSFTMTGSVMQIFFGGTFFFWFCLILICPAITMRLFSEERRLGTIEMLMTAPVREWEIVMGKFLGAWIFYALLWAPTLFYMFVLRAHTSVDMGPVWSGYIGTLLAGGVLLSIGVFASALTSNQIVAAVVAFAVILLLFSFGLVGLLLQGEEMQGFISYVSILNHFSEFSKGIIDTRRIAFYASLIIVNLLGAIWVLESQRWR
- a CDS encoding ATP-binding cassette domain-containing protein, which encodes MIHVSNLVKAFPRVTAVDSLSFDVSSQEVVGFLGPNGAGKTTTMRILTGYLPASAGEATICGHDVIKNSLEVRRHIGYLPESVPLYTDMRVREYLRYRAALKGVPRSKLREQLSSVSERCSLTEVYNRVIGQLSRGYRQRVGLADALLGSPEVLILDEPTVGLDPNQIRQVRSLIAELATEHTVLLSSHILPEVEAVCQRVLILNRGRLVAQGTPQELRERFKQAAPVRVEVRVADPVKAAEEMEAVPGVGAVTIESRGEYSVFRVFSESGEDVRGALFKLIVQRSWDLRDLHADQASLEEIFVEITQ
- a CDS encoding HlyC/CorC family transporter; the encoded protein is MSVIIGFLIIALCLFVQGFLSSTEMAVISSSRLRMLHRSEQGDKRAKVVLDLLAHPEKLLSTTLVGVNLAAVTGASVASGLAVRAFGDGGAIIATVIMVPLFVVFGEIVPMGFARQRPNRYTLQNIPALIWAYRIMYPLVKVAAAISGGVTRLARAGTKQKPFMTRDELRILLENEARTEGFTPDEAEMAREVLDFGITQVRSIMTPLIDVDAADSRQKVGDLLEIVRAKRHSRIPIYEDRVDNITGVVHITHLLGEPEDRPVRELARRPYYVAEVMTIDDVLNAFQNNRRKMAIVVNEYGGASGVVTLEDIIEEIVGEISDEYDPVEKRRIQRRGDVYFVDGKTPVSELNEELDLELPEDRAETIGGLMVAALGKMPRTGDRVVVEKWEISAEAATNRLVEKVKIRRKGAKS
- a CDS encoding DUF3568 family protein, coding for MRRAYLNLALLLSMSVALAGCAPVIVAGAAVGGYAVGKDSIQGEISASYESLWQASVAIATHYADDGKLIEEDRDHGRIEAKMGSANLRIYLEELTEGTIKLKVKSRRYLLPYMELSERVFVKILNRLK